A window of the Verminephrobacter eiseniae EF01-2 genome harbors these coding sequences:
- a CDS encoding thioesterase family protein, with the protein MSYADTDAGGVVYHGRYIEQAERSRQQLLLDAELSFSALEREYDCLLVVHAIDASYEHPAFLGQKLHVSCAIRQLREAYSVWETRIEHGQVHLCSVAAKMVCLAAHGKNLRTMPDELFQRLSKHPFLPL; encoded by the coding sequence GTGAGTTATGCCGACACCGACGCGGGCGGTGTGGTCTATCACGGACGCTATATCGAGCAAGCCGAGCGCAGTCGTCAGCAACTCCTACTCGACGCCGAGTTGTCTTTTTCAGCGTTGGAAAGGGAATACGATTGCTTGCTGGTGGTGCATGCAATTGATGCCAGCTATGAACATCCCGCATTTCTTGGTCAAAAGCTGCACGTGAGCTGTGCTATTCGGCAACTGCGCGAAGCCTACTCTGTGTGGGAAACCCGAATCGAGCATGGTCAGGTGCATCTGTGCTCCGTTGCTGCCAAGATGGTTTGCCTAGCTGCCCATGGAAAAAATCTGCGAACCATGCCTGATGAGCTATTTCAACGCCTTTCTAAGCATCCTTTCTTACCTTTGTGA
- a CDS encoding ABC transporter ATP-binding protein produces MAAENERHGLAQARPIPVVRLAGIEKSYRAGRINFIALEDIDLEITRGEFVALCGQSGSGKSTLLNLVGGIDHPTSGSVHFLGQELASMGDTDLSRLRAREIGFIFQFFNLLPVMSVFDNVAYPLMLLGKAKSQARHDVFAMLERVGLRDHWQKRPAELSGGQQQRVAIARALVKKPTLIVADEPTGNLDSETGLSILDLMKEINAESSTTLLVSTHSEFVKDRASRVVELKDGRVIHDSK; encoded by the coding sequence GTGGCAGCAGAAAATGAACGGCATGGTCTGGCACAGGCCAGGCCAATTCCTGTCGTGAGGCTGGCGGGAATCGAGAAGTCCTACCGGGCCGGACGGATCAATTTCATCGCCCTCGAGGACATCGACCTGGAGATCACGCGCGGCGAGTTCGTGGCGCTCTGCGGGCAGTCGGGCAGCGGAAAGAGCACCTTGCTCAACCTCGTTGGAGGGATCGACCACCCCACTTCGGGCAGTGTCCACTTTCTGGGCCAAGAATTGGCATCCATGGGGGACACGGACTTGTCCAGGCTGAGAGCGCGCGAGATCGGCTTCATCTTCCAGTTCTTCAACCTGCTTCCGGTGATGAGCGTGTTCGACAACGTCGCCTACCCGCTGATGCTGCTGGGCAAGGCCAAGTCACAGGCCAGGCACGATGTCTTCGCGATGCTGGAGCGCGTCGGCCTCAGGGACCATTGGCAGAAACGGCCGGCGGAGCTGTCGGGGGGCCAGCAGCAGCGCGTGGCCATCGCCCGGGCGTTGGTGAAGAAGCCCACCCTCATTGTGGCCGACGAGCCAACAGGCAACCTCGATTCGGAGACCGGGCTGTCCATCCTCGACCTCATGAAGGAGATCAACGCCGAGAGCAGCACCACCTTGCTGGTGTCCACCCATTCGGAATTCGTGAAAGACCGTGCATCGCGTGTCGTCGAGCTCAAGGACGGGAGAGTGATTCATGATAGCAAGTAG
- a CDS encoding ABC transporter permease: MNHLLAWLANLIAVYALILIGWTIVRRPTDLAYAFSNLFRQKRRSLVTLSSIVLGGVAIFLFGGFVDYSFWSLREQTIRTNLGHVQIYKKGYLASGEATPLKYGIADYEGIRRMLVEDPILQPLIKTVTGQLAFSGIVSNYDSGVSTFYTAVGIEPESSLLLGSLDRIVLGSDLSRVDDTGATIGAGLARGLAVSYDSQIDMLAINPAGGQNAMSAHVRGVMESGIKDYDDRVLKMPLKTAQTLLETKEVSKIIVLLNETDRTAQAQARIERVIEERGLQLETRPWSSLAVFYDQVVNLFNGIFFFIKTIVSTIVVFMISNTMMMNVLERTREIGTLRAIGLTEREVSRLFLLEGVIMGFVGAVLSIAVGIALAELININGVPMPPSPGYSRGYLAFIRWTDDWSLFWFSSVLAIVTAFAASILPARRASKLVIAQAFRHS, translated from the coding sequence ATGAACCACCTGCTCGCCTGGCTGGCCAACCTCATCGCCGTCTACGCCCTGATCCTCATCGGGTGGACAATCGTTCGCCGACCGACTGACCTGGCCTACGCCTTTTCCAATCTGTTCCGGCAAAAGCGTCGTTCGCTGGTCACGCTGAGCTCCATCGTACTGGGCGGCGTGGCAATCTTCCTGTTCGGCGGGTTCGTCGACTACTCGTTCTGGTCCTTGCGGGAGCAGACGATCCGCACGAACCTGGGCCATGTCCAGATCTACAAGAAGGGCTACCTGGCCAGCGGCGAGGCAACGCCGCTGAAATACGGGATCGCTGACTACGAAGGGATCCGCCGGATGTTGGTGGAGGACCCGATTCTGCAACCCCTGATCAAGACCGTCACCGGCCAGCTCGCGTTCTCCGGGATAGTCTCGAACTACGACAGTGGCGTTTCCACCTTCTACACGGCCGTGGGAATCGAGCCAGAAAGCTCCTTGCTGCTGGGCTCACTGGATCGTATCGTCTTGGGCAGCGACCTGTCCCGCGTCGACGACACGGGAGCGACGATCGGCGCTGGTTTGGCACGCGGGCTTGCCGTCAGCTACGACAGCCAGATCGACATGCTCGCCATCAACCCTGCGGGCGGCCAGAACGCGATGTCTGCCCATGTGCGTGGCGTCATGGAGTCGGGCATCAAGGACTACGACGACCGGGTTCTGAAAATGCCGCTCAAGACGGCCCAAACCCTACTGGAAACCAAAGAGGTGAGCAAGATCATTGTCCTGCTGAACGAGACCGACCGGACGGCGCAGGCGCAGGCGCGGATCGAGCGGGTGATCGAGGAGCGGGGGTTGCAGCTCGAGACGAGGCCGTGGAGCTCGCTCGCGGTCTTCTATGACCAGGTGGTCAACCTGTTCAATGGAATCTTCTTCTTCATCAAAACCATCGTCAGCACGATCGTGGTCTTCATGATCAGCAACACTATGATGATGAACGTCCTGGAGCGGACGCGGGAAATTGGCACGCTGCGGGCCATCGGGCTGACGGAGCGGGAGGTGTCCCGCCTTTTCCTGCTGGAGGGCGTGATCATGGGCTTCGTCGGAGCCGTCCTCAGCATTGCCGTGGGCATCGCACTGGCGGAGCTCATCAACATCAACGGCGTGCCTATGCCGCCTTCGCCGGGCTACTCGCGCGGTTACCTCGCCTTCATTCGCTGGACCGACGACTGGTCGCTGTTCTGGTTCAGCTCTGTCCTGGCCATCGTCACTGCCTTCGCGGCGTCGATCCTTCCCGCGCGAAGGGCCTCCAAGTTGGTGATCGCGCAAGCCTTTCGCCACAGCTAA
- a CDS encoding beta-ketoacyl synthase N-terminal-like domain-containing protein has product MSSAGFGRAEMFDNIHAGGTFSSKVSVGGTGLDEDQKLKFAGWLSRSPQLIETLSKLPSNSSGEIELRVHSIDDEQLKKQLRNSNDRKASKIGKIALLAVDMALSDGGRKIRRDGQDIALIFGMSKGPHSTVARFVSSLHPDPKHIRTLDFPGSLMNAVATYCSISKGIRGYNTTLATGFNSGLGALTYGYELIRQGVQPQAIVGGADESFIGTSTLLADPNNQVNYDLAEDAFKTYGRDHGGLHVGEGACMVLLEDEEVARQRGAKVLGRLLVSRHRSSVGLRWPSKRIAALHRLPIRSVLAARCALRCAPMAARSLRHLIRDATLGYGVSNDVSYFRGEDEDASPKMMERAIRQALVEAAVSPDQVNLLCGSSWGTKSSSMKELEAIRRVFGERASSIPLINHNGYFGFVESAAALLNLAMVLTSAERGQILPLGHTKDFCQAGFDFVTDKRPHKFSKALLMGATEGGGNYAVVLGTE; this is encoded by the coding sequence GTGTCCTCTGCGGGGTTCGGCCGGGCCGAGATGTTCGATAACATCCATGCGGGCGGGACGTTCTCCTCCAAGGTGTCTGTCGGTGGCACAGGGCTGGACGAGGATCAGAAGTTGAAATTTGCTGGCTGGCTCAGCAGAAGCCCCCAGTTGATCGAGACCTTGTCGAAGCTGCCATCGAACTCGTCGGGCGAGATCGAGTTGCGGGTTCACAGCATCGACGATGAGCAACTCAAGAAGCAGTTGAGAAATTCCAACGACAGAAAAGCCAGCAAGATCGGCAAGATTGCCTTGCTGGCAGTCGACATGGCCCTGTCCGACGGAGGCCGGAAAATCCGGCGCGACGGACAAGACATTGCCCTGATCTTCGGCATGTCGAAGGGCCCGCATTCCACGGTCGCGCGTTTCGTGAGCAGTCTACATCCCGACCCCAAGCACATCAGGACCCTGGACTTCCCAGGATCGCTCATGAATGCAGTGGCCACTTACTGCTCGATCTCGAAAGGCATTCGCGGTTACAACACGACGCTCGCCACTGGCTTCAATTCCGGCTTGGGCGCGTTGACCTATGGCTATGAGCTCATCCGTCAAGGCGTCCAGCCGCAGGCCATCGTTGGGGGGGCGGACGAGAGCTTCATCGGCACTTCGACCTTGCTTGCCGACCCCAACAATCAAGTCAACTACGACCTGGCGGAGGACGCCTTCAAGACCTACGGCCGCGATCACGGCGGCCTTCATGTGGGAGAGGGCGCCTGCATGGTGCTCCTCGAGGACGAGGAAGTGGCCCGGCAGCGAGGCGCCAAGGTCCTCGGGCGGCTGCTAGTGTCGCGTCACCGATCATCTGTCGGTCTGCGCTGGCCATCGAAGCGCATCGCGGCGTTGCATCGCTTGCCAATACGCTCGGTATTGGCTGCGCGATGCGCCTTGCGCTGCGCTCCGATGGCTGCGCGCAGCCTACGACATCTGATCCGTGACGCGACACTAGGGTATGGCGTGTCGAACGACGTCTCGTACTTCCGGGGCGAAGACGAGGATGCGTCGCCGAAGATGATGGAACGGGCGATTCGGCAAGCGCTGGTCGAAGCCGCAGTCTCGCCCGATCAAGTGAACCTGCTGTGTGGTTCAAGCTGGGGCACCAAGAGCAGCAGCATGAAAGAGCTAGAAGCGATTCGCCGGGTCTTCGGCGAGCGCGCCTCCTCGATTCCTCTGATCAATCACAACGGATACTTCGGCTTTGTCGAATCTGCAGCCGCGCTGTTGAATCTGGCCATGGTGCTGACCTCCGCTGAGAGAGGGCAGATCCTTCCTCTGGGGCACACCAAGGACTTCTGCCAGGCCGGGTTCGATTTCGTCACGGACAAGCGCCCGCACAAGTTCTCGAAAGCCCTGTTGATGGGTGCCACAGAGGGTGGTGGGAACTACGCCGTCGTCCTGGGGACAGAATGA
- a CDS encoding outer membrane lipoprotein-sorting protein produces the protein MADDFSGGSILNHRFLSTLLGLALAVPLPLAAVAEERTDPLAPYASKITLTPDPKAAEIIRAADRIRFPEKPFRYLLDLVEMNGETVVTQQRLDVAMRVSKPTGERQGDVKALVRFLEPQKDQGKALLSNLDKLWFYDPRLKRPIPIARQQRLIGQVSNGDIVAADFDLSYASAILGKEPCGIVECYKIALERRWQFVTYPKVTYWVEVESKRPFKSEFMSTNDLILKTAFYKDYKSALGRDRPSEIVIVDALQKNHFTRMIYSGARFEDTPDVYFQREYLERLR, from the coding sequence ATGGCCGACGACTTTTCAGGAGGAAGTATCTTGAATCACCGGTTCCTTTCGACGCTGCTCGGCCTGGCCCTGGCCGTCCCACTGCCTCTTGCGGCAGTGGCCGAGGAGCGCACAGACCCCTTGGCGCCCTACGCGTCGAAGATCACCCTCACCCCTGACCCCAAGGCGGCCGAGATCATCCGCGCAGCGGATCGGATCCGGTTCCCGGAGAAGCCGTTTCGCTACCTCCTGGACCTGGTCGAGATGAATGGCGAGACCGTGGTGACGCAGCAGCGGCTGGATGTCGCCATGCGGGTTTCCAAGCCGACGGGGGAGCGCCAGGGCGATGTCAAAGCGCTGGTTCGCTTTCTGGAGCCGCAGAAGGACCAGGGCAAGGCCCTGCTGTCCAACCTGGACAAACTGTGGTTCTACGACCCGCGCCTGAAGCGCCCCATCCCGATCGCACGGCAGCAGCGGCTCATCGGGCAGGTGTCCAACGGCGACATCGTTGCCGCCGATTTCGACCTGAGCTACGCCTCGGCGATCCTCGGCAAGGAGCCCTGCGGAATCGTCGAGTGTTACAAGATCGCGCTCGAACGCCGATGGCAGTTCGTGACCTACCCGAAAGTCACCTACTGGGTCGAAGTGGAAAGCAAGAGGCCTTTCAAGTCGGAGTTCATGTCGACCAACGACCTGATCCTGAAAACCGCTTTCTACAAGGACTACAAATCGGCTTTGGGGCGTGACCGACCGAGCGAGATCGTCATCGTCGACGCGCTCCAGAAGAACCACTTCACGAGGATGATCTATTCTGGCGCCCGGTTCGAGGACACGCCCGATGTCTATTTCCAGCGCGAGTACCTGGAGAGGCTCCGGTGA
- the acpS gene encoding holo-ACP synthase produces MHIGIDIVEVPRIAKALNRGDKGFLNAVYTAGEAAHIEQAHAGDVRAAGIWAAKEAVVKAFGVGFSEGVTFRDVEVRYTATGQPQAVLSGKLASLAVDRSLQVLSISISHTENYAAATALVGPVSAEVRPV; encoded by the coding sequence ATGCATATCGGAATCGACATAGTCGAAGTGCCGCGGATTGCGAAGGCGCTGAACCGGGGTGACAAGGGCTTTCTGAACGCGGTCTACACGGCCGGGGAAGCTGCTCACATCGAGCAAGCTCACGCCGGTGACGTGCGCGCTGCCGGCATATGGGCCGCCAAGGAGGCAGTCGTCAAGGCCTTCGGGGTCGGATTTTCCGAAGGCGTAACCTTCCGCGATGTGGAGGTGCGATACACCGCCACCGGTCAACCCCAGGCCGTCTTGTCGGGCAAGCTCGCTTCTTTGGCCGTGGACCGATCCCTGCAAGTGCTGTCCATCAGCATTTCCCACACTGAGAATTACGCAGCAGCGACGGCTTTGGTCGGGCCGGTATCGGCTGAGGTGCGACCCGTATGA
- a CDS encoding ABC transporter ATP-binding protein gives MAVESSIALRASNLHKLYAFGETSVAALRGVDITIEQGDFAALCGPSGSGKSTLLNLLGLLEPPNQGEIWLDGQTVDHGATEALDQLRRNRLGFVFQSFNLVPVLSAIENVELPLLMTSMSSSERRKRAESLLDAVGLADRMSHRPKQLSGGQQQRVAVARALVNAPLLVLADEPTASLDSQTAAQLLDLMQSLNRQLGTAFLFSTHDARVVERAQKLFTLSDGRILA, from the coding sequence ATGGCAGTCGAGTCTTCCATTGCTCTGCGTGCCAGCAACTTGCACAAATTATACGCATTTGGCGAAACCTCGGTGGCCGCACTGCGCGGGGTGGATATCACAATTGAACAGGGTGACTTTGCTGCCTTATGTGGCCCCTCTGGTAGTGGCAAGAGCACTTTGCTCAATCTGCTTGGATTGTTGGAACCACCAAATCAGGGTGAAATTTGGCTCGATGGTCAGACGGTCGACCACGGAGCTACTGAGGCACTTGATCAATTGCGACGGAATCGCCTGGGCTTTGTGTTTCAGAGCTTCAACCTAGTTCCGGTGCTCAGTGCGATAGAAAACGTTGAGCTTCCCTTGTTAATGACATCCATGTCGTCGAGTGAGCGCCGCAAGCGCGCAGAGAGTTTGCTTGATGCGGTGGGCCTAGCTGACCGCATGAGCCACCGGCCCAAGCAGCTTTCCGGCGGCCAACAACAGCGGGTGGCGGTGGCACGGGCATTGGTGAATGCGCCGCTGTTGGTGTTGGCCGATGAGCCTACTGCCAGTCTAGATAGTCAGACCGCTGCACAACTGCTCGACCTGATGCAGTCGCTGAATCGGCAACTGGGAACTGCTTTTTTGTTCTCTACTCACGATGCGCGCGTGGTAGAGCGGGCGCAGAAGTTGTTCACACTCTCCGATGGAAGAATATTGGCATGA
- a CDS encoding beta-ketoacyl synthase N-terminal-like domain-containing protein, which translates to MTSSIAASNVHIAGFGVETGLGFGHARLLQSIENSESAARRGFFGKPFEAGMAGFGFNPQVVSLSAPAKKSNGGYHQALAKDVAGITRKVIVDALDSASIPTDSLTHKRVCVFYGGPGMLPEIANFLPYIRRNDKNDISFHRGIRNLTFENHNQDAVARLLRDGLGLRERPISVYSASCSSFAAAYLAYCSVKSHTCDLAIAVSFQHVSLFDLMFMNGFGGVAAGRSGPFSANGEGTVLGDGACAMVLESPAHLHARKGTPYASMDSMVMRQSAGTVSRSTTFTPDFRVIGRTIAKAMEDANGLGANDIACVFPHGNGIRSSDRSEALALQKVWGALDTPVVSYKAQIGYLMASSALVDMALMSGFLGSGSLPAFKCEGEVDAGLGINLHANKSAYRLSGNAGVKIGLGIEGSVGAAVIRSLRWRRRSP; encoded by the coding sequence ATGACATCGTCCATTGCCGCCAGTAATGTTCACATCGCAGGGTTTGGCGTCGAGACAGGCCTGGGCTTCGGTCATGCCCGCCTGCTACAGTCGATCGAGAACAGTGAATCGGCTGCAAGGCGGGGCTTCTTCGGCAAGCCCTTCGAGGCGGGCATGGCCGGCTTCGGCTTCAATCCCCAGGTCGTGTCGCTCTCCGCCCCCGCCAAGAAGTCCAATGGCGGATACCACCAGGCACTCGCCAAGGACGTGGCCGGCATCACGCGGAAGGTGATCGTCGATGCCCTGGACAGTGCGTCGATCCCCACCGACTCCCTGACGCACAAGCGAGTCTGCGTCTTTTACGGCGGACCGGGCATGCTGCCGGAGATCGCCAACTTTCTGCCCTACATCCGAAGGAACGACAAGAACGACATCTCGTTTCACCGGGGCATTCGCAACCTCACCTTCGAGAACCACAATCAGGACGCGGTCGCCCGGCTGCTGCGCGATGGACTTGGCCTGAGGGAGCGACCCATCTCGGTATATTCGGCGAGCTGCTCCAGCTTCGCCGCAGCCTACTTGGCGTATTGCTCTGTCAAGTCGCACACATGCGACTTGGCGATCGCCGTTTCTTTCCAGCATGTCTCCCTGTTCGACCTCATGTTCATGAACGGCTTTGGCGGTGTCGCTGCCGGAAGATCCGGCCCCTTCTCGGCGAACGGAGAAGGGACAGTCCTGGGCGATGGCGCATGCGCCATGGTACTGGAATCCCCGGCTCACCTTCACGCCAGAAAGGGCACGCCCTACGCCTCGATGGACAGCATGGTCATGCGCCAGAGCGCGGGCACCGTGAGCCGCAGCACGACATTCACGCCGGACTTCCGAGTCATCGGTCGGACGATCGCCAAGGCGATGGAAGACGCCAACGGCCTCGGCGCGAACGACATCGCCTGCGTCTTCCCGCATGGCAACGGGATACGTTCCAGCGACCGCTCCGAGGCTTTGGCGCTTCAAAAAGTCTGGGGAGCGCTGGACACGCCCGTCGTCTCCTACAAGGCCCAGATCGGCTACCTGATGGCTTCGAGCGCACTGGTCGACATGGCGCTCATGAGCGGATTCCTGGGCTCGGGTTCGCTACCTGCGTTCAAGTGCGAAGGAGAGGTCGATGCCGGCCTGGGCATCAACCTGCATGCCAACAAATCCGCGTACCGCTTGTCAGGCAACGCTGGCGTCAAGATCGGGCTTGGAATCGAAGGATCCGTCGGTGCCGCAGTCATCCGTTCCCTGCGTTGGCGGAGGCGCTCGCCATGA
- a CDS encoding ACP S-malonyltransferase, translating to MFTGQGAQRVGMGSDVDEAAKSKAVWDCACDISGFDVRRMCWKGPMGKLSETRYQQVAVTAVNLASYYALKASRLLPEDSVFIGHSVGEYSALHASGALDLEQTFKAVNARAIGMQTQAEQTKGAMYAVKGGSIVQVNDVIDAMGLHGQVVIANDNSPLQVVIAGNSGIVKQVGAELSGRRLPTVRLAVNGAWHSPLMAGMLPEYGSLLRSLDIRMPSSQILMNRSAQEPLSPQEIRDNLTYHVVETVRWRETVEKLLQRNKARFLEVGPRKVLCALVSDCGSLGSQAQTTHCSQMLRSLPSHLPAPRLQEAPAC from the coding sequence ATGTTCACTGGCCAAGGGGCCCAGCGGGTCGGGATGGGTTCGGACGTGGATGAAGCAGCGAAAAGCAAGGCGGTCTGGGACTGTGCTTGCGACATCTCCGGGTTCGACGTCCGCCGCATGTGCTGGAAAGGCCCGATGGGCAAGCTCTCGGAGACCCGGTACCAGCAAGTCGCGGTGACCGCAGTCAACCTCGCGAGCTACTACGCACTGAAGGCTTCACGCCTGCTGCCGGAGGACTCGGTCTTCATCGGCCACAGCGTCGGCGAGTACTCGGCACTACACGCAAGCGGGGCGCTCGACTTGGAGCAGACCTTCAAGGCCGTGAACGCACGCGCGATCGGCATGCAGACGCAGGCCGAGCAGACCAAGGGGGCGATGTATGCGGTCAAGGGCGGCTCGATCGTTCAGGTCAACGACGTCATCGACGCTATGGGGTTGCACGGGCAAGTAGTGATCGCCAATGACAACTCGCCACTCCAAGTGGTCATCGCGGGCAACTCGGGCATTGTGAAGCAGGTGGGCGCGGAGCTCTCGGGGCGTCGCCTCCCGACAGTCAGGCTCGCGGTGAATGGCGCCTGGCATAGCCCGCTGATGGCCGGGATGCTGCCGGAATACGGCAGCCTGCTGAGGAGCCTGGACATCAGGATGCCTTCGTCGCAGATTCTTATGAACCGCTCGGCGCAGGAGCCGCTGTCCCCGCAAGAGATCCGGGACAACCTGACTTACCATGTCGTGGAGACGGTCCGGTGGCGGGAGACCGTCGAGAAACTGCTTCAGCGCAACAAGGCCCGCTTCCTGGAGGTGGGGCCGCGCAAGGTGCTTTGCGCGCTAGTGTCAGATTGCGGCAGCCTGGGCTCCCAGGCGCAGACTACCCATTGCAGCCAGATGCTGAGGAGCTTGCCCAGTCACCTGCCCGCGCCACGCTTGCAAGAGGCCCCCGCATGCTGA
- a CDS encoding IS481 family transposase produces the protein MSMALHKNARTTPAVRAEIAASSQTASVLAQRYGITEQTVYKWKKREVFGDRCHTAHRLQTVLTPAQETVVVHLRRTLLLPLDDLLAVTREFLCPDVSRSGLDRCLRRHGVGNLDALKPQGPTVTHQAFKSYEPGYVHMDVKYLPQMHDESRRRYLFVAIDRATRWVFVQLKANKTAASAQAFLKALHKACPIRINKLQTDNGKEFTDRLFANGERQASGNHELDPLCQALGIEHRLTKPRTPRTNGMVERFNGRIADVLKTHRFDSREDMEQTLLRYVALYNRQLPQSALGSKTPVQAMKEWHQQHPHLFHNRPYDRPGCDS, from the coding sequence ATGTCGATGGCCCTGCACAAGAACGCCCGCACCACGCCGGCCGTGCGTGCCGAGATAGCCGCCAGTAGCCAGACCGCCAGTGTCTTGGCCCAGCGCTATGGCATCACCGAACAGACGGTCTACAAGTGGAAGAAACGCGAGGTCTTTGGGGACCGCTGTCACACAGCCCATCGCCTGCAGACCGTGCTCACGCCTGCACAAGAGACCGTGGTGGTCCACCTGCGGCGCACCTTGCTGCTGCCCCTGGATGACCTGCTGGCCGTTACGCGGGAGTTCCTCTGCCCTGATGTGTCACGCTCGGGGCTGGACCGGTGCCTGCGCCGCCACGGGGTGGGCAACCTCGATGCCCTCAAGCCCCAGGGGCCTACGGTGACCCACCAGGCATTCAAGAGCTACGAGCCGGGCTACGTGCACATGGATGTGAAATACCTGCCCCAGATGCACGACGAGAGCCGCCGGCGCTACCTGTTCGTCGCCATCGACCGGGCCACGCGATGGGTGTTCGTGCAGCTCAAGGCCAACAAGACGGCCGCCAGTGCACAGGCCTTCCTGAAGGCATTGCACAAGGCTTGCCCGATCAGGATCAACAAGTTGCAGACCGACAACGGCAAGGAGTTCACCGACCGACTGTTTGCCAACGGCGAGCGCCAGGCCAGTGGCAATCATGAGCTCGACCCGTTGTGCCAGGCGCTGGGCATAGAGCATCGGCTGACCAAGCCCAGGACGCCGAGAACCAACGGCATGGTCGAGAGGTTCAATGGCCGCATAGCGGATGTGCTCAAGACCCACAGGTTCGACAGCCGCGAGGACATGGAGCAGACCTTGCTACGCTATGTGGCCTTGTACAACCGCCAACTGCCGCAGTCAGCGCTGGGCAGCAAGACGCCTGTGCAGGCCATGAAGGAGTGGCATCAGCAGCACCCGCATCTGTTTCACAACAGGCCATATGATCGTCCGGGATGCGACAGCTAA
- a CDS encoding SDR family oxidoreductase — MESKNQVVFITGSGRGIGEAVARWFMEHDSDVVLNYRKAHGKGGANIERLVAYAGSRGVRAIPAIGDISEPQDVEKMFRALKDQGVSRLDHLILNAAATPFKPFSEMTRNDWRLLVGTNLIGNVACVNRATELMPRGGTICAISSLGSLRHLPNYPLGVMKAALEQLIRYLEMELCPRGIRSNAVCAGFVNTDMLPILRQKWPNLFEHLEKSGRPYIIEPNEVAEVVGFLTSKAASAVRGEVLVADAGVSIGI; from the coding sequence ATGGAAAGTAAGAATCAAGTTGTCTTCATCACGGGTTCGGGCCGTGGCATCGGCGAGGCCGTCGCCCGTTGGTTCATGGAACACGATTCGGATGTAGTCCTGAACTACCGGAAGGCCCATGGCAAGGGCGGCGCGAACATCGAACGCCTGGTGGCGTACGCCGGCAGCCGTGGCGTGCGTGCGATCCCGGCGATCGGTGACATCTCCGAGCCCCAGGATGTGGAGAAAATGTTCCGAGCCCTGAAGGATCAGGGCGTATCGCGCCTGGACCACTTGATTCTCAATGCGGCGGCGACGCCGTTCAAGCCATTTTCCGAGATGACGAGGAACGATTGGAGGCTGCTGGTGGGCACCAATCTGATCGGCAATGTCGCCTGCGTGAATCGGGCGACTGAACTCATGCCTCGGGGTGGCACCATCTGCGCCATTTCCAGCCTGGGCAGCCTGCGGCATCTTCCGAACTACCCGTTGGGCGTAATGAAGGCAGCGCTGGAGCAACTCATCCGATATCTCGAGATGGAACTGTGCCCGAGAGGCATCCGATCCAACGCGGTGTGTGCCGGCTTCGTCAACACCGACATGCTCCCAATCCTTCGGCAGAAGTGGCCTAACCTCTTTGAGCACTTGGAAAAGTCGGGCCGCCCCTACATCATCGAACCGAACGAGGTGGCCGAGGTGGTGGGGTTCCTGACCTCCAAGGCCGCCTCCGCCGTGCGCGGCGAAGTGCTTGTCGCGGACGCCGGCGTGTCCATTGGCATCTGA